A genome region from Blautia coccoides includes the following:
- a CDS encoding prealbumin-like fold domain-containing protein yields MKKWIKRSGALCMALLMGFSVPTSILKADADIIIEEAAGAVTGLKSQEPCGPGVNKVSEVQNIEDDGAQTDDLIQAEDGAQTEDAVQIDGKAQTDGRVQIDCTVKTDGSERTDGMEQAGVTVQTTEEQNAEDESAETEPGLTGVQEGLSAPSEAKILEAEVGDTKIVLTAPEGAFDVPSEQVSMTAEFLSEKQRNLANELLSENLAGDNQVFLGYVLYDIKLWYQGEEIQPRVPVEVSFFNTGLGRERNLDGELEQFIIRLDEKKKSVENVAGTIEDDGTLTLNADHFTLYGAAETMALRAGEASNVIPSHGEANQWQIVSGGYLGNTTDKKEPSSGSDVKVQKNVIPTDTENEFYIYISMDKKMSWKEILDASTVNLTTQGSWGRDELGNVVNVTSIGGNKGSISLNGTGRRYTARITIVKNGMVLYVYQQTMFGTTPNASNCTGYLTGLPGLPGKAVIVAESTNLHEDGNGSGQMLEFTIDLDKVHMDYSVGDISLNNVTDPMGNNILYENEEYADGKIEADTGSAVNWQIAENELVEGSTIVTGSGSASQITGFYQNIAQAVYKIRLDVEGPSFVSGNIYVTNGDTILYYNRTDGGVAMPDSDARLSFTVPEVKGTLYNLQFTKKDSETGQPIEGTEFQLKGIYSLSEKEYSEKAVSDNNGTVRFKDYPWGTYNLSELSAPEGYDITVEPKDYTLCYTTDPNDLEKENSGGNYKLKPSVIGSAGIITNRPWGTAEIEVQKVVENPEKMIRKYGNDVKFPMELSRSDEKSELVGNPELSFALVHEETTRFNLKVSYSGAVLNITEALDKISVDGNNISEYFTFRSAVIETLQDNSDAAGSASAEEKGTGSDIRIYPGNKIKVIITNTYVPKEGQFRLKKVVDGGNLQEKQDFEIKASHEGYTTSVMLADKEISGFIVFEDTQMVSVEEVVPYEYQLDSIQVWDETEKKYLNDRVESDGRVRVEPDDDLIIEVHNTFSHQGYFKGRADKDNHFTAKSVQR; encoded by the coding sequence ATGAAAAAATGGATAAAAAGAAGCGGCGCGCTTTGTATGGCTTTGCTGATGGGATTTTCAGTTCCTACATCAATATTAAAAGCGGATGCGGATATAATTATTGAAGAAGCAGCAGGCGCGGTGACAGGATTAAAGAGTCAGGAGCCTTGCGGACCGGGAGTGAACAAGGTATCAGAAGTACAGAACATAGAAGATGATGGGGCACAAACAGATGATTTGATACAAGCAGAAGATGGGGCACAGACAGAAGATGCGGTACAAATAGATGGTAAGGCACAAACAGATGGTAGAGTACAAATAGATTGTACAGTAAAAACAGATGGTTCAGAACGAACAGATGGTATGGAACAAGCAGGTGTTACGGTACAAACAACGGAAGAACAGAATGCGGAAGATGAGTCTGCGGAAACGGAACCCGGACTGACTGGTGTACAGGAGGGACTATCAGCTCCGTCAGAGGCAAAAATATTGGAAGCAGAAGTTGGAGATACAAAAATTGTGTTGACGGCGCCAGAGGGAGCGTTTGATGTTCCATCAGAACAGGTTTCTATGACTGCAGAATTCCTGAGTGAGAAGCAGCGGAACCTGGCAAATGAGCTGCTTAGTGAGAATTTGGCAGGTGATAACCAGGTTTTTCTTGGATATGTACTGTATGATATTAAATTATGGTATCAGGGTGAAGAGATTCAGCCCAGAGTTCCGGTGGAAGTCAGTTTTTTTAACACAGGTCTGGGACGAGAAAGAAATCTGGACGGGGAACTGGAACAATTTATTATCAGACTGGATGAAAAGAAAAAATCTGTAGAAAATGTAGCAGGCACGATTGAGGATGACGGTACCCTTACATTAAATGCCGATCATTTTACCCTGTACGGTGCGGCAGAGACTATGGCTCTGCGGGCAGGGGAAGCGTCGAATGTGATTCCTTCTCATGGGGAGGCCAACCAGTGGCAGATCGTGTCAGGGGGTTATTTGGGTAATACAACCGACAAGAAGGAGCCGTCCTCAGGCAGTGATGTAAAAGTGCAGAAAAATGTGATCCCGACGGATACAGAAAATGAGTTCTATATATATATATCTATGGATAAAAAAATGAGCTGGAAAGAAATTCTGGATGCCAGCACAGTAAACCTGACCACACAGGGAAGCTGGGGCAGGGATGAACTCGGGAATGTGGTCAATGTGACCAGTATAGGAGGAAATAAAGGAAGTATTAGTCTAAACGGAACAGGCCGCAGGTATACAGCCCGAATAACAATCGTAAAAAATGGGATGGTTTTGTACGTCTATCAACAAACAATGTTTGGGACAACACCAAATGCCAGCAATTGCACAGGATATTTAACCGGACTGCCGGGACTGCCCGGAAAAGCGGTAATCGTTGCGGAATCAACGAATTTGCATGAGGATGGTAATGGCAGCGGACAGATGCTGGAATTTACAATTGATTTAGATAAAGTACACATGGATTATTCTGTTGGAGATATCAGCCTGAACAATGTAACAGATCCAATGGGAAATAATATCCTTTATGAAAATGAAGAGTATGCGGATGGAAAGATAGAAGCAGATACTGGTTCGGCAGTAAACTGGCAGATTGCTGAAAATGAGCTGGTGGAAGGCAGCACTATAGTTACAGGCTCGGGGTCAGCGTCGCAGATTACCGGTTTTTATCAGAATATTGCACAGGCAGTATATAAGATACGGCTGGATGTGGAAGGTCCGTCTTTTGTATCTGGAAACATTTATGTAACGAATGGTGATACCATATTGTATTACAACAGGACGGATGGCGGAGTGGCAATGCCGGATTCTGATGCGCGGCTGTCCTTCACGGTGCCGGAGGTGAAGGGAACCCTGTACAATCTGCAGTTTACAAAAAAGGACAGCGAGACCGGACAACCGATCGAAGGAACTGAATTCCAGCTGAAAGGAATTTACAGCCTGTCCGAAAAGGAATATTCTGAGAAGGCAGTCTCGGATAATAACGGCACAGTCAGATTTAAGGATTATCCGTGGGGTACTTACAATCTGAGTGAGTTGTCTGCACCGGAGGGGTATGATATCACAGTTGAGCCAAAAGATTACACACTTTGCTACACAACAGATCCGAATGATTTGGAGAAAGAAAACAGCGGCGGGAACTATAAACTTAAACCGTCAGTGATCGGAAGCGCGGGAATTATTACGAACCGGCCGTGGGGAACAGCCGAGATTGAAGTGCAGAAGGTTGTTGAAAATCCGGAAAAGATGATCAGGAAATATGGGAACGATGTAAAATTTCCCATGGAGCTGAGCCGGTCAGATGAGAAGTCGGAATTAGTTGGAAACCCGGAGCTTTCCTTTGCACTGGTGCATGAGGAGACCACAAGGTTTAATTTGAAAGTATCATATTCAGGAGCAGTCCTGAATATTACAGAGGCATTGGATAAGATCAGTGTGGATGGAAATAACATAAGCGAATATTTTACTTTCAGGTCAGCGGTCATAGAAACACTGCAAGATAACAGTGATGCGGCAGGGTCTGCCAGTGCGGAAGAAAAGGGCACCGGCTCTGATATCAGGATATATCCCGGAAATAAGATAAAAGTTATCATCACCAATACCTATGTGCCGAAAGAAGGGCAGTTCCGTCTGAAAAAAGTAGTAGATGGCGGTAATCTACAGGAAAAACAGGATTTTGAAATAAAAGCGTCACATGAGGGTTATACCACATCGGTCATGCTGGCTGATAAGGAAATCAGCGGCTTCATAGTATTTGAAGACACACAGATGGTGTCAGTAGAGGAAGTTGTCCCATATGAGTATCAATTGGACAGTATTCAAGTGTGGGATGAGACAGAAAAGAAATATCTGAACGACAGAGTAGAAAGTGATGGGCGCGTGCGTGTGGAGCCTGATGATGATCTGATCATTGAAGTCCATAATACCTTTAGCCACCAGGGGTATTTTAAAGGAAGGGCGGATAAAGACAATCATTTCACTGCAAAATCAGTTCAACGGTAA
- a CDS encoding BsaA family SipW-dependent biofilm matrix protein, whose protein sequence is MKLKNRYKIIIAVFVCLFTAGATLAYFSENHSIQNRFSTLTPEMQIKENFNREDKWLPGEEKLKEVKFKNSGQSAALLRFRLEVDTKDSGVEGKDIILWAAEDFPEFWTPGGENAEGRVTLESDTWYYFTRVAEPGETTQVTLESVSFNKELSNDKAHDTDVSGKQIDVKVKAEMIQVSTEAAQTLFGRTYTLSENDQIQWQ, encoded by the coding sequence ATGAAATTAAAAAACAGGTATAAAATAATAATAGCGGTTTTTGTGTGTCTGTTTACCGCAGGAGCCACGCTGGCTTATTTTTCCGAAAATCACAGTATCCAGAATCGGTTTTCCACACTGACGCCTGAAATGCAGATAAAAGAAAACTTTAATAGAGAAGACAAGTGGCTTCCTGGAGAAGAAAAACTGAAAGAAGTAAAGTTTAAAAATTCAGGACAGAGTGCTGCCCTTTTGAGATTCAGACTGGAAGTGGATACGAAAGATTCCGGAGTGGAGGGAAAAGATATTATACTTTGGGCAGCAGAAGATTTTCCGGAGTTCTGGACACCCGGAGGAGAGAATGCAGAAGGCAGGGTGACTTTGGAATCTGATACATGGTACTATTTTACCCGGGTGGCAGAGCCGGGTGAGACTACACAGGTGACCTTAGAATCTGTCAGCTTTAACAAAGAGCTGAGTAATGACAAAGCGCATGACACAGATGTATCAGGGAAACAAATAGATGTTAAAGTAAAAGCGGAAATGATACAGGTAAGCACAGAAGCAGCACAGACTCTTTTCGGGAGAACCTATACACTGTCGGAAAATGATCAAATCCAATGGCAATAA
- a CDS encoding bifunctional diguanylate cyclase/phosphodiesterase, whose translation MNQNFSDNSLHNTLYTAAIKCAELLCQPNQDDDQILTRILETAGGALSSEQASIFRICCGETQCISQWGRDSKKNIDYAFYTLLFHLHEKNGMAFTEACSISLNKKDQLKEPFINCRSMLESSGITSLVFVPLQIDSQFTGLLVFENLPEGLISKAEIFATLLSYLVCSFLWKKTTLNQLDFLSRYDGLTDLKNRNAFIMDSNNGFAAPVGVIYLDMNGLKEVNDKYGHRKGDEFLIKMAQTVLKSFPANSCYRMGGDEYVVVCQNIPRIKFDESLINLTNDFSRIKDFTVSVGAHWTDQDLHFDRILGIADQRMYQDKKAFYRNKPVSERYRCLTDDILNLKDPVKLEELIRINNFQVFYQPKFRTKTRELTGAEALVRYYKNKKVVETPSQFVQILEEYHLIAQLDLFVLESVCRHISKWQEEGIEPVPISVNFSKDTLRRPNIVERVSYFLDKYKIPLNLIEIEITETLEDTKEESFYNTLRELKEHGLNIAIDDFGIRHANLNLLIDVDFNTLKIDKNITDSLYKSDKARRFLASITSICRELNISITVEGVETEEQMDVINRLECNNVQGFLLSRPLPLQSFESRFLKQ comes from the coding sequence ATGAACCAAAATTTTTCCGATAACAGTCTCCATAACACCCTATATACGGCTGCTATCAAATGCGCAGAACTTTTGTGTCAGCCAAACCAGGATGATGACCAGATCCTTACCAGGATACTGGAAACTGCAGGAGGCGCATTAAGCTCTGAGCAGGCCAGCATATTCAGGATTTGCTGCGGAGAAACTCAATGCATCAGTCAGTGGGGCAGAGACAGCAAAAAAAATATTGATTATGCCTTCTATACTCTTCTGTTCCATCTGCATGAAAAAAATGGGATGGCATTCACTGAAGCGTGCTCTATTTCCCTGAATAAAAAAGACCAATTAAAAGAACCTTTTATAAACTGCCGCAGTATGCTGGAATCTTCAGGCATCACATCTCTGGTTTTTGTACCTCTGCAGATAGATTCCCAGTTTACAGGCCTGCTGGTTTTTGAAAACCTTCCGGAAGGCCTGATTTCAAAAGCTGAAATTTTTGCCACACTGCTCAGTTATCTGGTCTGTTCTTTTTTATGGAAAAAGACCACACTTAACCAGCTGGATTTTTTAAGCCGCTACGACGGACTGACAGATTTAAAAAACAGGAATGCATTCATTATGGATTCCAACAATGGTTTTGCAGCACCTGTTGGTGTTATCTACCTGGATATGAATGGATTGAAAGAAGTAAACGACAAGTACGGGCACAGAAAAGGGGATGAATTCTTGATCAAAATGGCACAGACTGTACTTAAATCCTTTCCTGCAAATTCCTGTTACCGAATGGGCGGTGATGAATATGTGGTGGTCTGCCAGAATATCCCCCGTATTAAATTTGATGAAAGTCTGATCAACCTGACCAACGATTTTTCCAGGATAAAAGATTTTACAGTATCTGTTGGCGCACACTGGACTGACCAGGACCTTCATTTTGACAGAATACTGGGAATCGCGGATCAGCGTATGTATCAGGATAAAAAAGCCTTCTACAGAAATAAACCTGTATCGGAACGTTACCGCTGTCTGACGGATGATATACTAAATCTGAAAGATCCGGTTAAACTGGAAGAACTGATCCGCATAAATAATTTCCAGGTATTTTACCAGCCGAAATTCCGCACAAAAACCCGGGAACTGACAGGCGCGGAGGCACTGGTACGTTATTACAAAAATAAAAAGGTGGTGGAAACGCCTTCACAATTCGTACAGATCTTGGAAGAGTATCACCTCATAGCACAACTGGATCTTTTTGTGCTGGAATCTGTATGCCGGCATATCTCCAAATGGCAGGAAGAGGGAATTGAGCCTGTGCCCATTTCCGTAAACTTTTCCAAGGACACTCTGCGCAGGCCTAATATTGTGGAGAGAGTATCGTATTTTCTGGATAAATATAAAATACCGCTGAATCTTATTGAGATTGAAATCACAGAGACTCTGGAGGATACCAAAGAAGAAAGCTTTTACAATACGCTCAGAGAGCTGAAAGAACACGGACTTAATATAGCTATTGACGATTTCGGTATCCGTCATGCTAATCTGAACCTCCTGATCGATGTAGATTTCAACACGCTTAAAATAGACAAAAACATCACCGACAGTCTTTATAAAAGTGATAAAGCACGGCGTTTTCTCGCCTCCATCACAAGTATCTGCAGAGAGCTGAATATTTCCATTACAGTGGAGGGTGTAGAGACAGAAGAACAGATGGATGTGATCAACCGGCTGGAATGCAATAATGTCCAGGGTTTCCTTTTAAGCCGTCCGCTTCCGCTGCAAAGTTTTGAATCCCGGTTCCTGAAACAATAA
- a CDS encoding BsaA family SipW-dependent biofilm matrix protein, whose translation MKNKKALAGAGLAAVLVLGGTFAYFNQTMVAENKFDTAKYGSTLVEDFKPSDGEDWKPGAEVNKDVTVVNTGDQPIVARVKLDETWYRGETPVLIKENKAEDGAVYGEVSQPDSGEEGNTVAGALDGIIENDGTVVVKKLGENWVAGEDGWYYYNVQITPDDPESEKFLDSVQLSPETDMGAFTNKKYYTTAEEKPNVNDLSQWTAYEGDLPDDATFNISITEMNPEAMGYSDADYTLKVTMQTVQATDKAVNAVFAGMPEEIKAAWNLENENL comes from the coding sequence ATGAAAAACAAGAAAGCATTGGCAGGCGCAGGTCTTGCGGCAGTATTAGTATTGGGAGGAACATTTGCTTATTTTAACCAGACAATGGTTGCGGAGAACAAGTTCGACACGGCAAAATACGGTTCCACTCTCGTGGAGGATTTCAAACCAAGTGACGGAGAGGACTGGAAACCGGGCGCTGAAGTTAATAAGGATGTGACCGTGGTAAATACAGGGGACCAGCCAATCGTTGCAAGGGTGAAACTGGATGAAACATGGTATCGAGGCGAGACGCCTGTTCTTATTAAAGAGAATAAAGCAGAAGATGGTGCGGTTTACGGAGAAGTTTCACAGCCGGATTCCGGTGAAGAGGGAAATACAGTAGCCGGAGCACTGGATGGTATTATTGAAAATGATGGTACAGTCGTAGTGAAAAAACTTGGAGAGAACTGGGTAGCCGGAGAGGACGGATGGTATTACTATAATGTGCAGATCACACCGGATGATCCTGAATCCGAGAAGTTCCTTGACAGTGTTCAGCTTTCCCCGGAAACGGATATGGGCGCCTTTACAAACAAAAAATATTACACAACAGCAGAAGAAAAACCGAATGTAAATGACCTGTCACAGTGGACGGCATATGAAGGTGACCTGCCGGATGATGCAACATTCAATATTTCCATTACAGAGATGAATCCTGAGGCCATGGGTTATAGCGATGCAGATTACACACTGAAGGTTACCATGCAGACTGTACAGGCAACAGATAAAGCTGTGAATGCGGTATTTGCAGGTATGCCGGAAGAGATTAAAGCTGCATGGAACCTGGAAAATGAGAACCTTTAA
- a CDS encoding BsaA family SipW-dependent biofilm matrix protein: MMNKKYKKAVAGLGALVLVGGTLAYFSQSTTVENDFQTGSYEGTTVEKFNPTDGDDWQPGAEVDKEVGARNTGDSALWVRIKFDEVWENADKELASSLADKGFFPAVDKANQVDPEDGETEEDQGSVVYKNINVLTLEEAEAGNKDGWVDGGDGYFYWNRTLAPKGGATEKLLNSVTLCKDTDMGLYTSETYYKVTDTDSEPDFDESWTTTVPTEDEMKGKYVYSHTVTALDENLKGYAKDNYTLNITTEFVQAVKEAANGWAVIPSENN, encoded by the coding sequence ATGATGAATAAAAAATATAAAAAAGCAGTTGCCGGGTTAGGGGCTTTAGTATTAGTTGGCGGTACATTGGCTTATTTCAGTCAGAGCACAACAGTGGAGAATGATTTCCAGACCGGTTCTTATGAAGGAACCACAGTGGAGAAGTTCAACCCCACAGACGGTGATGACTGGCAGCCGGGTGCAGAAGTAGATAAGGAAGTAGGTGCCAGAAACACCGGGGATTCGGCTCTATGGGTAAGAATTAAATTTGATGAGGTATGGGAAAATGCGGACAAAGAATTGGCTTCTTCATTAGCGGACAAAGGTTTTTTCCCTGCTGTAGACAAGGCAAATCAGGTGGATCCGGAAGATGGTGAGACTGAGGAGGATCAAGGTTCTGTTGTTTATAAGAATATAAATGTGCTTACTCTGGAAGAGGCGGAAGCAGGGAATAAAGACGGCTGGGTTGACGGCGGAGACGGATATTTTTATTGGAACCGGACACTGGCTCCCAAGGGAGGGGCAACAGAAAAGCTGCTGAATTCTGTTACACTCTGTAAGGATACTGACATGGGACTTTATACTTCTGAGACTTATTATAAAGTGACAGATACTGACAGTGAACCGGATTTTGACGAATCATGGACAACAACTGTACCTACAGAAGACGAGATGAAAGGCAAATATGTATACAGCCATACCGTGACTGCCCTGGATGAAAATTTGAAGGGGTATGCAAAAGACAATTACACACTTAACATAACTACGGAATTCGTACAGGCAGTAAAAGAAGCAGCAAATGGCTGGGCAGTTATACCATCAGAAAACAACTAG
- a CDS encoding signal peptidase I encodes MKLLKKLFNILSALVYIIIVMYLLTAAPMLLGYRPVMVLSGSMEPAYHVGSILYYKGTEFEDIKEGDVITFQAGEDTLVTHRVTAKDEADKTFITKGDANDTEDGSPVKYSQVAGVASPRSIPFAGYFIDWGKKPVVIAGMAGVIIISVILDSLFPEKKRKKERTENHEEEQD; translated from the coding sequence ATGAAACTACTGAAAAAACTATTCAACATTTTATCCGCATTGGTTTACATCATAATAGTGATGTACCTGCTGACAGCAGCTCCCATGCTTTTGGGATACAGGCCGGTTATGGTACTTAGCGGAAGCATGGAGCCTGCCTATCATGTGGGCAGTATCCTATATTACAAGGGTACTGAATTCGAGGATATCAAAGAAGGAGACGTGATCACCTTTCAAGCAGGGGAAGATACTCTGGTTACCCACCGGGTTACAGCAAAGGATGAGGCGGATAAGACCTTTATCACAAAGGGAGATGCCAACGATACGGAGGATGGCAGCCCTGTGAAATACAGCCAGGTTGCCGGGGTGGCGTCTCCGCGCTCCATTCCCTTCGCGGGATATTTTATAGACTGGGGAAAGAAACCCGTTGTCATTGCCGGTATGGCGGGGGTCATTATTATCAGTGTTATTCTGGACAGTCTCTTTCCGGAAAAGAAACGGAAAAAAGAAAGGACTGAAAATCATGAAGAGGAACAGGATTAA
- a CDS encoding BsaA family SipW-dependent biofilm matrix protein, giving the protein MKRNRIKLLVSLSAVLCIFLIGGTIAYFSDRESVGNVFAMGTYNGELNEVFAPPENWQPGVKTEKKVKISNTGTVDFVAAARFDENCIRRDDVISRQYNSEDGTFTDVTVARAGEELPVVFTDEEGILQEVGVKQFGSQVVFYEENTDPADYAGKWVGFRDVTDRKHVVCYFLYAGIISAKEDSPYILESVTMNPLLESTVSRSHQILYYDKEAQQNVQSFSYDVSEYGYDSAHYSIHIQSKTVQATREAIAGELAEDNEMVPAKFTDLLKYVQGLCSK; this is encoded by the coding sequence ATGAAGAGGAACAGGATTAAACTGCTTGTTTCCCTGTCAGCTGTCTTATGTATATTCTTGATAGGGGGAACGATTGCATATTTCAGCGACCGGGAATCTGTCGGGAATGTATTTGCAATGGGTACCTATAACGGGGAACTGAATGAAGTATTTGCTCCGCCGGAAAACTGGCAGCCAGGTGTAAAGACAGAGAAAAAAGTGAAGATCAGTAATACAGGGACTGTAGATTTTGTGGCAGCGGCCAGGTTTGATGAGAACTGCATACGCAGAGATGATGTGATATCCAGACAGTACAACAGTGAAGACGGCACGTTCACAGACGTGACGGTTGCCAGAGCCGGTGAAGAGCTTCCGGTGGTTTTTACTGATGAAGAGGGTATTTTGCAGGAGGTAGGAGTCAAACAGTTTGGCAGCCAGGTTGTTTTCTATGAGGAAAACACAGATCCGGCTGATTATGCGGGAAAGTGGGTTGGTTTCAGAGATGTGACAGACCGAAAACACGTAGTCTGCTATTTTCTGTATGCGGGTATTATTTCCGCAAAAGAAGACTCGCCTTATATACTGGAGAGCGTCACCATGAATCCGCTGCTGGAAAGCACAGTATCCCGGTCACATCAAATTTTATATTATGACAAAGAAGCGCAGCAAAATGTACAATCCTTCTCTTATGATGTGTCTGAGTATGGATATGACAGCGCTCACTATAGTATTCATATCCAATCAAAAACAGTACAGGCAACGAGAGAGGCCATAGCCGGTGAGCTGGCCGAGGATAATGAGATGGTTCCGGCAAAATTTACCGATTTATTAAAGTATGTGCAGGGACTCTGCAGTAAATAG
- a CDS encoding SipW-dependent-type signal peptide-containing protein: protein MTKKNAIKGVGITALAGLLVIGGSLAYFTDKNKAENFISLGHVDITLTEEMQNPLNPEETISYRDPVNVLPGDRISKIPLIHLAEDSLPSYIRATIAIVNPGNVTPPVTIDSIDLDKDNWVCIKDEAADYVWTCYFVGGEREGILNPGDTAELFTEVKIPGEWGVEANASEVEVTVSAEAVQADGFRPVYERNGDAITSVSWVDKDGKEIQTEKFILR from the coding sequence ATGACGAAAAAGAATGCAATAAAAGGCGTTGGCATCACTGCCCTTGCAGGCCTGCTTGTGATCGGCGGTTCGCTGGCGTATTTCACAGATAAGAATAAGGCGGAGAATTTCATTTCCCTGGGTCATGTGGATATTACCCTTACGGAGGAAATGCAGAATCCTTTAAACCCGGAGGAAACTATATCTTACCGGGATCCGGTAAATGTACTGCCGGGTGACAGAATATCCAAAATACCCCTCATACATCTGGCAGAAGATTCCCTCCCTTCTTATATAAGAGCGACAATTGCCATAGTGAACCCCGGGAATGTGACTCCGCCGGTGACCATAGACAGTATTGATCTGGACAAAGATAACTGGGTATGCATCAAGGATGAAGCTGCCGATTATGTTTGGACGTGTTATTTTGTCGGCGGAGAGCGGGAAGGGATACTGAATCCAGGAGATACCGCAGAGCTTTTCACAGAGGTGAAAATTCCCGGCGAATGGGGAGTGGAAGCCAATGCGTCAGAAGTGGAAGTTACCGTATCTGCAGAGGCAGTCCAGGCTGACGGGTTCCGGCCTGTATATGAACGAAACGGAGATGCCATAACTTCCGTATCATGGGTTGATAAAGATGGAAAAGAAATACAGACAGAGAAATTCATACTGCGGTAA
- a CDS encoding signal peptidase I yields the protein MRKLLNLSGVLILSALILITAPFAVPRFFGYQVYGILTDSMYPAYRPGDLIYVKEVSADAIRPGDVIAYTAGTATEFVISHRVLRTDKENHSFITKGDSGKSEDMTPVVFSRLKGRVVCRIPLLGRLCGLFENTAGKIKLLLLFSASCFCWVSAERLKKKEEGGQ from the coding sequence ATGAGGAAGCTGCTGAACCTGTCAGGTGTTCTTATCCTGTCTGCGCTGATCCTTATAACAGCTCCCTTTGCGGTTCCGAGATTTTTCGGATATCAGGTTTATGGGATCCTGACAGATAGTATGTACCCGGCTTACAGGCCGGGGGATTTGATATATGTGAAAGAAGTGTCCGCTGATGCCATCAGACCGGGAGATGTTATCGCCTATACTGCCGGGACAGCCACAGAGTTTGTGATCAGTCACCGGGTTCTGCGGACCGATAAAGAAAATCATTCGTTTATAACAAAAGGCGACTCAGGCAAGTCGGAAGACATGACCCCTGTTGTGTTTTCAAGGTTAAAGGGCAGAGTGGTCTGCAGGATTCCTTTACTTGGAAGGCTGTGTGGGCTTTTTGAAAACACAGCGGGAAAAATAAAACTTCTTTTGCTTTTTTCGGCGTCGTGTTTCTGCTGGGTGAGTGCGGAGAGGTTAAAGAAAAAAGAGGAGGGCGGGCAGTGA
- a CDS encoding LPXTG cell wall anchor domain-containing protein yields MKKGILALGLVMSIIFGGIITARADSYVPPTATFDGRTDISYNYDADDFGSGFYDMLPGEEREQTICLENITDRDVDFFMSASVIQSFEDIREASGGAYHIRLVSVQNGREKVIYGNEEGTDANVGGVDKEGLKDLNGNVNEWFLAASLPGKGKADIRLEVSLEGESHNNTYQDAAGRFQFMFRAGYEEDQIVQVQKKGTDKIITLLRTVKTGDDSSAEIFLSALILSAGVAGVIFLRRGKRNLPDAKR; encoded by the coding sequence ATGAAAAAGGGCATATTGGCATTAGGGCTGGTTATGTCAATTATATTCGGCGGGATCATAACTGCCAGGGCAGATTCATATGTGCCTCCAACAGCTACATTTGACGGAAGAACAGATATTTCCTACAATTATGACGCCGATGATTTCGGAAGCGGTTTTTATGACATGCTGCCCGGTGAAGAACGGGAGCAGACAATATGTCTTGAGAACATTACGGACAGGGATGTGGACTTTTTTATGTCAGCATCCGTCATCCAGTCGTTTGAGGATATCCGGGAAGCTTCCGGAGGCGCTTATCATATCAGGCTGGTTTCTGTACAGAATGGCCGGGAAAAAGTTATTTACGGAAATGAGGAAGGTACAGACGCCAATGTGGGTGGTGTTGACAAGGAGGGGTTGAAAGACTTAAACGGCAATGTAAACGAGTGGTTTCTGGCCGCAAGTCTTCCGGGAAAAGGGAAAGCTGATATCAGGCTTGAAGTTTCATTAGAAGGTGAATCCCATAATAATACTTATCAGGACGCAGCAGGCAGATTTCAGTTTATGTTCCGGGCAGGCTATGAGGAGGATCAGATTGTTCAGGTGCAGAAAAAGGGAACAGATAAAATTATTACACTGCTGAGAACTGTCAAGACAGGTGATGATTCGTCTGCGGAAATATTTCTTTCAGCTCTGATTCTTTCGGCAGGGGTTGCAGGTGTCATTTTTTTACGCAGAGGAAAGAGAAATCTGCCTGACGCAAAACGTTGA